From the genome of Palaemon carinicauda isolate YSFRI2023 chromosome 6, ASM3689809v2, whole genome shotgun sequence, one region includes:
- the LOC137642867 gene encoding uncharacterized protein, which produces MAIAVGGEESVGEGGVVWASGSRPHEDLCTRTSWADARTALAHINKGRATGSRATLWFGPNCNTSYCNWGHSHRDMRGKCYSWPCSFWPPFASASRVPRSSPMSKNYGSKAVLYC; this is translated from the exons ATGGCCATCGCCGTGGGAGGCGAAGAAAGTGTTGGCGAGGGCGGCGTGGTGTGGGCGTCCGGGTCCCGCCCGCATGAAGACTTGTGTACTAGAACTAGCTGGGCAGACGCCCGCACCGCCCTCGCCCATATTAACAAG GGTAGAGCGACCGGTAGTCGGGCGACCCTTTGGTTCGGACCAAATTGCAATACCAGTTACTGCAACTGGGGACATTCTCACAGAGACATGCGGGGAAAGTGCTATTCGTGGCCCTGCTCGTTCTGGCCACCTTTTGCGTCGGCCTCAAGAGTGCCACGCTCCTCACCGATGTCCAAAAACTATGGGTCGAAG gCCGTTCTTTACTGCTAA